The DNA window GCGAGTGGACATGGCCTTTGCCGAAGCAAAACCAGCCATCGCCAAAGGAGTTACCGCCGCTTCAGTTCCCCCACAAATCATCGCCTTAGCATAGCCAGAGCGCACGAGACGAAAAGCATCACCAATGGCATTAGAACCCGCCGCACAGGCCGTTACAGGACACGAATTAGGGCCTTTAGCTCCCACATGGATAGCCGTTAAACCTGCGGCCATATTGGCAATCATGGTAGGTACGAGGAAAGGAGAAACCCTCCCTGGCCCTTTACTAAGTAATATTTCCTGTTGATCTTCCATTACCTTTAAACCCCCTACCCCCGTACCGATTACGATGCCGATGTCATGGGCGTTACTATCATCAATGGTCAGTTGAGCATCCTCTAGCGCCATTTTACTGGTAGCTACGGCAAATTGAGAAAATCTAGCCATGCGTTTAGCCTCTTTTTTGTCCATGAAATCAAGGGGCTCAAATCCTTTCACTTCTCCAGCAATTTTACAAGCATGATTGGTGGTATCAAAAAGGGTAATTAAACCGATGCCATTACGTCCTTGAGTTAAACCTTGCCAATATTCTTCAATGTTATTGCCGATGGGAGTAATAGCCCCTAAACCAGTGACGACAACTCTTTTTAGTTGTTGATTACTCATAATTTTTTACATATAAAACAAAATTATCTGCTGAGGTGAGCAGATTTTTCCAAGAATAAAATTTTATTTAAAAAGCGAGTAAGTTAAGCCCACAGAAAAGAAAATAAAATTTCTGTAACTTAACCTTTACGCTCTTATGGTTATTAATGGCGATATACTTTTTAAGCAGTCGCTTTGGTTTTAGCTTGGATATGTTCTACCGCTGCTCCTACGGTTAAAATTTTCTCGGCTTCTTCGTCGGAGATTTCGATCTCGAAGGCTTCTTCTAAGGCCATGACTAATTCTACAACGTCTAAAGAATCAGCGTCTAAGTCGTTAGCAAAATTTGCTTCGGGGGTGACATCTGCTGCATCTACGTCTAATTGTTCTACTACGATTTCTTTTACTTTTTCAAATATTTCTGAGTTCATATTTAATATCTATTTTATTATTTTAGTCCGCCTGTTACTTTTTCTTGAGAGTTTCAAGGTAAAATATAACTTTGACGGGTTAACCGTTTTTTAGTTTACAATTTTTTGGTCAGCAATTCATCATTATCCCTAAAATAAATGATTTATTTTGCTTTTTTGATGTTAAAAAATTGTAGGGCTTGGTGCTCAAGCCCTTGTTTGAAATAATTGAGTTTATCTAAAACCTACTGCCGCTTGCCATACAAACGCTAACAAGAGGAAAAATAGGGGAATTACGGGTAAAACATCTACTAAGGGTTTGAACATTGCGTAAGCCTCTGGTAGTTGGGCTAGTAACATAGTTGCTTCCATTTATAAATTTTCCTTACTAAATAGATTTTTGTAGTTAATATTTTATATTATCATCAACGGTGATTGATTATGCTTAAAAGAATTTAATGGGATTGATAATTTTCGCCATGGTTTTATAGGTTTCTAAGATGCGATCGCCATGTATTTGCACTTCGTCGGTGGGATAATTTTCGACAATTTCCATTAAACTAATTTTGTTATCATCTAGGGCGGAAGTGACTAAAGCACCCCGTAGGGCTTCGATGTTAGCTCGATTAGAAGGGGTGGTAATAATTTCTCCGAGGGGATTTAAAAAGATTAAGCCTAGGGGGCTATTGAGGGTGCGAGACAGGGTGATGGGGTTGATGGGAATTTCTTTGGTTAATGCCCATTGCATTCGTTGGGGGTTTTGCTCGGTGGCTCTAAAATATCTCTGGATAGAGCTTGACATTTGTCCACTACGTCCGAATTCTGAGAGTTCAGCAACGGTCATGGACATCCTATGATTATGATAGCGAATGGTGACCCGTTCCGAGGCGATCGCCTTTAGTGGGGGCATTAAAAAAAATAGGAGTAACCCTAACCATAGTTGTTGTAATTTTCCTTGTGACATAAATTTAAGGGAATGGGCAACAGGCAATGGGCAATGGTGGTAATATTTTTACTAATCAATAGTTTTGGTAGTCAAAATATATTTCATACTAAATCCTGTTTCAATAATATACTAATTAGAGTGGGGAACAGGCAACAGATAAAAGATAATAATTATTTATTATCAATTGTTACACGGTGGATAATAGTAAACCTTAAAAATCGGATTTGGTATCACATTGTAATTAAGCAACATCACACCTCTAACTTACACTGCAAAACTTGTGCTACTCATAACCCGTTATCCCGAATTGAGGTTACATAACTTGATTTCGATACAAAAATCTTTAGTCTTGCGTGAGGGAAATCAGAGGCAAAGAATTGACAATGAACCATGGACAATTGACAATTATTTAAGATGATCATAAATCCAAATCAAAAAACTATTGCCCTTTGCTCTCTACCTTCTGCTGAACAATTCTTTTTTGGTAACAATATAACAGGAATCATTTGCTCACAATTAAAGATAATTTATCCATAATGTTAGATTTACCCGAAAACTTTTTTATTTTCGCCATAGGTGCGATCGCCCTTATAATCCTAGCTTGGGGTTACAATCGAGGCAAACAATTGGGAGAAATAGGAATCCTTGCATGGTTACAATCCGTCTCATTAATGACTCCTTGGCTACTATTCTTCATTTTTCTAGCCACAGGAATTTATATCAACCTCATCGGCATTACCCTACTACTAATACTATCTGCCGCACTATATATCTATCTAGGCAAACAAATCAGAAAAAAAGCCCTCGAACAAAACATTAACTCCATCAACTTCAATAACATAATCTTAAAAACAGAAAAAGAAAACACAGAAAAAGAAAACAACAACCCAGAAAAACCCCTAGTTACCGACAACAATAACTCATCATTCCGTAATCAAGTTCCAGAACCAAACTTCACCCCCATCGACGAAGAAGACATTAAAATAATAAAAGGCATATTCAGCATCGATACCTTTTTTAGCACCGAAACCATTCCCTATCAAGAAGGGGCTATATTCAAAGGTAATCTACGAACCGAAGCCGACATTGCCCATGAAAGACTAACCCAAAAATTAACCGAAAAACTAGGAGAAAAATATCGCCTCTTTTTAGTAGAAACCCCCGACGGCAAACCCGTAGTCATAATTTTACCCAGTAGTAACGATCCCAAACCCCTTACCCTCGTACAAAAAAACCTTGCCTTAGTGCTATTAGTAGCCACCGCCTTCACTTCCATTGAAGCCATCAGTATCCTATTAGGATTTGACTTAATCGATAATTGGAATCGCTATCCAGAATCCCTGCCCCTTACCCTTGGACTGTGGTTAATTCTTTTCGTCCATGAAATGGGACATCGCATCATGGCAGAAAAACATAACATTAAAATCAGTTTACCCTTCCTATTACCTAACATTCAGATAGGGACTTTTGGGGCTATCACTCGCTTTGAGAGCTTAATTCCTAACCGTAGTGTCTTATTTGACATCGCCTTTGCCGGGCCTGCCCTAGGGGGTGCATTATCATTAGTCATGCTTTTCCTTGGCTTAATTATGTCGGGGGGAAACAATGCCCTAGAAATTCCCACCCTCTTTTTTCAGGGTTCAATTTTAGTGGGTGGTTTAGCAAAATTAATTCTTGGCTCTAGCTTATCCAATCAAACCATAGGCATTCATCCTCTGATGATTTTAGGTTGGTTAGGATTAGTTATTACTGCTCTTAATTGTTTACCTGCGGGGCAATTAGACGGAGGTAGAATTGTTCAAGCTATCTATGGTCGTAAAATCGCTCGACGAGCCACCATCATCACCTTAATTGTCCTAGGTATTGTTAGTTTATTCAATACGGTTAATTCTTTACCTTTTTATTGGGCAATTATTATTTTATTTTTACAAAGAGATTTAGAGCGTCCAAGTTTAAATGAATTAACCGAACCCGATGACACTCGAGCCGGTTGGGGTTTATTACTCATTTTTGTGGCTTTAATTACCCTGATTCCCATTACTCCTAGTTTAGCCATTCGGTTTGGCATTGGTATTTAATTTGGGTTTGGGATAAAATTTATAGTCTTGTAAAAAAGGTGTCAGGTATCGGGTATCAGGTGTCAGGTTAAGAAGTTTACAAAAACTATATGTTAACTAGAGTTAGGAATAACATTTTTAGCTTTTTAAGGGTATGAAGAATTCACCATGGACAATGAATAATTAACAAACTATGACCTACCTGCAACCAAAAGCCTGTACGGACGTACCATGGTACGTCCCCTACCATATAAAACAACTCTTATCCCGAACTCAGGTTAAACTAAAAATCATGCCTTAATTCACCAACATAGTTCAATTTATTGAACGAACTACCATTAGCCGTGTAATTCATTACACGGTGGGTGAAGATATAATCTATTCATAACGAATTAAAAGAACTTGATATTAAACCTGTAACCTGCAACCAGTCACCTAAAACCTAACAATAACTTTCGGGATAATTATTCTATGCCCAATTCCCGTAAAGGTCTGATAATGGTTGATGGGGAAGTGTCTTCAGGAGAGGCAAAAACACCATCGATCGCCTCTTGGAGACTATTTGCCATGACAATGCGATTATCATAGACCACAATTACCCTAGTCAGAGCAGGAATACTATTTTGGTCTGCTTCTAGGTAAACGGGTTCAACATATAATAAAGATTGTTCGATGGGAATTACTAATAAATTACCCTGGATAGCCTTTGAACCCTGACGATTCCAGAGGGAGATTTGCCCTGAAATTAGGGGATCTTGGTTTATTAAAGCCTCAATTTGATCTGGGCCAAATACTAACTCTTGTTTCGGGAATTGATATAGCAGTAATTTACCATAGTTTTCTCCGTCACTCCTGGCGGCTAACCATGCAATGAGGTTAGGACGAGATATGGGGGTGTAGGGATGTAATAATATAAATTCTTCTTGATCGGCAATGGGTAATTTCATGATCAAATAATAGGGATTAATGGATAATGCCTCATCGCCATAAATTTCCTCGGGTATTTGCCATTGGTCTTCTCTGTTATAAAATACTTGGGTATTTTGCACATGGTAAGTGAGTAGTCTTTCGGATTGGGTACTAAATAAATCGATGGGGTAGCGGATATGTTCGATTAAGTCCGAGGGCATATTTTCTAAGGGTTGGAATAACTCAGGAAATATTTTTTTCCAAGAACGAATGAGGGGATCTTTTTCTTCACTAATATAAAAAGTAGTTCGTCCGTTATAGGCATCCACTAAGACTTTTACTGAGTTACGAATGTAGTTAAATTGATTTTCTCCAGGATCTGAATAGGGGTAGTAGTTAGAGATGGTATAGGCATCAATGAGCCAATAGAGGTGGTTGGAGTCGTCGGGTTGCCCGTCTGCTACCACTAAATAAGGATCTCGATCATAGTAAAGGAAAGGGGCGATCGCCTTTATTCGTTCATTAATATTACGACGAAATAAAATACGACTCTCAGGGGTAAAATTATCGGTGAGTAACATCCGCCAATCCCGCAAATGAACCGCAAAAGCAAATTTATTCCAAGGGTTAGCAATATTAATCCCAGCTAAACCCCCATAGGTTGTACTAAAATTCTCCTCGGCGCTAGGAAAATCAAACTCAGGAAATTTCGTGTTAGTCATCACATAAGTATTAGTTAATTCCCCAAAATAAATACGAGGACGCACCACCGGCAAACTCTCACGAATGGCAGGGGAAGAAACCCTTAATTCTCCTGGGTCTAATTCTGAACCAATATCACTGATAAAATAGAATGGTAAGCCCCCCTGTTGTACCCTATTGACGGGAGACATGGTAAAACCATAACCATGGGTATAGGTTAAATGCTCGTTTACCCAAGTTTTCGCCTGTTCGGGTACTAATTCATAATCTAATTCCCTAGGGGCAACAATTACTTGAGTATAATCGCTGTTTCCTTGGTCATTTTTGATATTGTAGCGATCAATATCTGCATCAGGAAAAACATAGTAAGGTCTAATTTGTTGTAATTGTCGATTAGCTTCGAGAATGGGACGGCTATCCCATAAGCGTATATTATCAATGGTAAGGTTATTTTCCTGAATATCTTCTAGGGTAAGAGAGCCATCGGGGTTAAATGTTCTAACATCAATTTCATCTAAATTAAAAGCCGCTCTTGTTTGTTGAATATTTCTCTCGATGTAAGTTTGTTCTAAGTCAAACTCGTTGGGTTGTACGATGGTATTTTGGAAAATTTCAGCAACTCCCAAGCCTCCACCATAAAAAACAACGTAACAGATAAAGGGTAATAAGGAAAAGGGTAAGCCTTTTTTATTTTTATTCTCTTTGCCATAACCCGTGACAGATTTTATTAACAACCAAATGCCAATACCTAGAGCTATGATTGCCCCTGTGGTTTCTAAGGGTAAATTGATATTGATGTCGGTATAACCTGCACCGTAAACTACCCCCCTCTTGGAAAATACCAACCCATAACGATTTAACCAATGAATAATCGCAATGGTGAACATTAAACCGCTCAATAATATATATATATGCCTTAGTTGATAACGGGATAGTCCTTTAAATTCTCCCTCGCTGATACTGCGATTACTGATTAAGTAAATGATTAAACTAGCACTAATACTATAAAAAAATAGTCCTTGTATCCAAATATCTATAATCTGTATAAAGGGTAATTTAAAAATATAAAAACTAATTTCATGATTAAATAATGGCTCAGTTTTACCAAAATCCACGCTATTGAAAAACTGCAAAAATTTAATCCAATAACCAGAGTTAATTAGAGCGAAAATCACACTAGCATAAAAAGCAGTAAAAGTCAACCAAAATCTTGTTTTAGTTAATAATAAAATAACGATAGTAAGAACTATCATACCTTGCCAAATGGTGGTGGATATATTGCCAAGGAGATGGGCGATCGCCCCTAGACGAAAAGGAGACTCTAGCCGTGGTTGTACATTGGGTAAATTAATACTTAACATCCATGCTTGGTTAGCTGTTTGAGTATAAAAAATGATACTTAAACCCACCGCTAAACTAAACATAATCAACAAAAACAACAGAGATTTTAAGCCTAAAGGAGAAGATTGGGGAGCAAATTTTTCTAACTTATGTCGCTTATATAATTGTTGATGATCTACTTGTTTATTAGTAATTACAATATTAGTTAAAAGGAAGAATAAAGAAATAGAAAAAGTTCCTAGTCCTAATAATAGTTTAGTTTTAAATTGAGTCCAAAAAGTTTCTAAATAACCTAACTTATCAAACCAAAGAATCTCCACTCCTAAACGACTTATTCCGATAATGCTCAACCATCCAATCATCACTAAAGACAAAAGAGTAATAATAATTTTATGGTTAAAAATAATTAATTTAGTGGGGCTTTTATATACCTGTGCCATGGGGAAAAATTGACAATGAACAATGGATAATTGACAATTAATTTTTTATAAATAATTATTAAATTAATTTGGGAAATAGTTTATTTAACTAAAGGTAAATTTAAGAGATACAACTTATTCATCATAACAAATCCAATGTGAAAAGTTGATCATTACTCGTCTTGCAATGAATTACAATAACAGTTTATCGTTCGATTAATTAAACTAAAATATATTTTTATTAATTAGTTTATTATTACATTTTTTGTGATAAATTTTATGAACTTAATCCTATCACAAATTTTATTAGAAAAATTGCCAACAAAAACCCCCTAGCCTTAGCCAAGGGGATTTGAATAACTGAAAAATACCTAGATAATAAGTAATTAAGAGTAATTTTGATATTGTTAACTATAATCACTTATTATCTTCCATTAAAAAAACTATTTTAATTCTACATTAACCGCATCCACATCCCAGATTTCTTTACAATATTCCCTGATGGTGCGATCGCTCGAAAACTTAGCCATACGGGCGCTGTTAAGGATAGACATTCTTGTCCATTTTTCTTGATCCTTATAAGCCTCAGCAACCTTATTTTGACAATCCACATAGGCAGCAAAATCAGCCATGAGCATATATTGATCATTATAAAGTAAATAATCGACAATAGGCTTAAACAAGTCACGATTACCATGGCTAAAATAACCATCCCGAATACGATTAACCACTTGGGCTAACTCAGGATTTTCCTCATAATAATCCATGGGATTATAACCATTTGCTTTATACTCAGACACTTCCTCAGCAGTCAAACCAAACAAGAAGAAATTTTCTGCCCCTGCTTCCTGACGGATTTCAATGTTAGCACCATCTAAAGTACCAATGGTTAAAGAGCCATTCATGGCAAATTTCATATTACCAGTACCGGAAGCCTCTTTTCCTGCGGTGGAAATTTGTTCAGATAAATCGGCGGCAGGGTAAATCCTTTGTCCGAGGGAAACGTTAAAGTTAGGTAAAAATACCACCTTAATTCTACCCCGCACATCGGGATCTTTATTGACGACATCTGCTACGCTGTTAATTAACTTGATGACGAGTTTAGCCATGAAGTAACCGGGTGCGGCTTTACCACCAAAAATAAAGGTACGGGGTACAACTTCCACATCGGGATTTTCTTTAATTTTGTTGTATAGGGCGATGATATTTAACACCGCTAAATGTTGGCGTTTATATTCATGGATACGTTTTACTTGTACATCAAAAATGGAATCAACGTTAATTTCGATGCCCTGCTTTCTGAAGATATATTCTGCTAATCTTTGTTTATTGACTCTTTTGATGGAGCGCCAGCGATCGCAAAAATCTTTATCATCCACATACTTTTCTAAACCTTGCATCATGGTTAAGTCTTTTAACCAACCATCACCGACTTTTTCGGTAATTAACTTAGAAAGTTCGGGGTTACTGAGTAAAATCCAACGACGGGGAGTTACTCCATTGGTTTTGTTGTAGAATTTCTCGGGCCAGAGGAAGGCAAAGGCGCGCAGGGTTTCTTTTTGTAATAACTCGGTATGGAGGGCGGCAACCCCATTAATGGCATGGCTACCCACACAGGCAAGGTGTGCCATACGTACTTTTTGTTCTGAACCTTCTTCGATGAGGGATACTTGTTCTAGTAATTCCTCATTGTCGGGATACCATGTGCGCACATCTTCAAGGAAACGATGGTTAATTTCAAAGATGATTTCTAGGTGACGGGGTAAAAGTTTTTTGAATAGGCTTACTGACCATTTTTCCAATGCTTCGGGCAAGAGAGTATGGTTAGTGTAGGCAAGGGTTTTTTGGGTAATATACCAAGATTTATCCCAATCCATGGCGTGTTCATCCACAAATAAGCGCATCAATTCGGCTACGGCCACGGCAGGATGGGTGTCGTTAAGTTGGATGGCGACTTTTTCATGGAAGTTGTCAAGGGTTTGGTTTCTACCTAAATGACGTTTGACTAAGTCTTGGAGGGAGGCGGAAACGAAGAAATATTGTTGAGCTAGTCTTAGTTCTCTCCCTGCGGGGGTATTGTCGTTGGGGTACAATACTTTGGAGATGGTTTCGGAGTTGATTTTTTCTTCTACGGCACGGTCATAATTTCCTGCGTTGAAGGCTTCAAAGTTAAACTCTTCACTGGCTTCAGCTTTCCAGAGGCGCAGGGGGTTTACGGTGTTGGTTTTGAAACCGGGTACGGGGGTATCGTGGGGGATGGCAACTACGGTGCGATCGGGTATCCAAGATACTCTACAGTTACCTTTAGAGTCGCAGTAGGGCTGGGTGTAGCCTCCTAGTTTAACTTCGATGGTTTCGTTAGGACGAGCAATTTCCCAAGGATTGCCAAATCTAAGCCAGTTGTCGGGTACTTCTGCTTGCCAACCGTCTCTAATGAGTTGATGGAAAATACCGAATTCGTAGCGGATGCCGTAGCCAATGGCGGGTATTTCTAAACTGGCGAGGGAGTCGAGGAAACAGGCTGCTAGTCTTCCTAAACCACCGTTACCAAGACCTGGATCTGGTTCTTGTTCTAATAATTCTTCTAAGTCGAGGTCTAATTCTTTGATTACTTGTTCTACTTCATGGTAAATGTCTAGGTTAACTAGGTTGTTGCCTAGGTGTCTGCCCATGAGAAATTCGGCGGATAGGTAACATACTGTTTTGCTGTTGTTTTCTCTATAGGTTTCAAGGGTTTTGAGAAAACGATGGAGTAGTCTATCTCTGATGGTGTAGGCAAGGGCTACGTAGTAGTCATATTTAGATGCTTTGTTCTGGTTGACTCCTTGGATATAGAAGAGGTTGTCTAAAAACGCCTGTTTGAGGGTTTCTGGACTCATGCCGGTGCGATCGTCTTCTACTTTAAGATTATTTTTGGATATTGTTGTCTCTACCATACTGATTTTTTATACTTCTATACTGTTAAGGTTATACGATTTTTTATGGATATTGCTATTTTTCTGGAAATGCCTGTAATGGTTTTTGCTCAAAGGGTTAAAATAGTATTAACTTTTATGAAGTTTATTAATAAAACTGTTTATTTTTTTCGGTAATGCCTTTTTTTAAACCACAACAACCTATTTTGCAAAGAAAGCCTATATCTAGGGAGGATGATGATTTTAATGCCATGCGCCCTTGGCGATTTAATCCTTATCCTTGGCTTCCTTTATGTGGTGTTTATACTTGTATTGATCAAAGTATGGTTTTGTGGGGTTTGATTTCTGGGTTAATTTTTCTTGTGGCTCAATTTTGCCCTTTTAGTTGGGTTGATCAGGCGATCGCATGGTCTATTTTGACGATAATTGGTACGGGAATCATGGTCGCTTTAACTTATGGTTGGACTGTGATGGAAAGGCTTTCATGGCTTTTATATACTTGGGTGGGGTTAATGGTTTTAGGTATGGTGATGACGGATGTGGCGATCGCCCTTGGTTGGGGTTGGTTACTGGGGCATTTATGTAGTTTTTGGCTTTTGATTAGTGCGGTGGGCTATCTTATAACTGGTTTTGCGGTGCGCTCACGGGCTTTTTTCCTCGCAACGGCTATCCATGGGGGAGCGGTTTTATTTTTACCCTATGTTATGGGGTGGCAATTCTTATTTACAGGATTGATAATGATGAGTAATTTATTAATTTTTGCTGAAGGACATTGGGATATGATTTTACCTAAGGAAAGGTTTATTTTAGTCAAGAAAAAAAGTCAAGGTCTGAACATTGATTCTAAGTTAATTCTCGACAATTAGGCAGGGAGGAATGATTTAAAATGAATAATGAAACTATTATCACCCACACTCTTCATTTCCTTAATATCAAGTTCGGACAATTCGTTATAAATAGATTGTATCTTCGTTCATCGTGTAATGAATTATACCCAATCCGATTTAAAAAATATATCATCACTCCCCTTGCAATGAATTACAAGGCTAACAGTTTATCGTTCAATAAATTGAACTATCATCACCCCTACTCCCTATCTCCTAAACACCTGCAACCAATATGGAGTTATTTTTGCCAAATGGTTTTAATATTGACAAATTCTCGAATACCTTCAACGCTCAATTCTCGTCCATAACCAGAACGTTTGATACCTCCAAAGGGTAAACGAACATCGGATTTTACCATATCGTTAATGAATAGGCTTCCTGCTTCAATGTCTCGGATACAACGTTCGATATTTTTCTCATTTTGTGTCCAAACACAAGCCCCCAATCCTAAGGAAGTGTTATTGGCAAGGGCGATCGCCCTTTGAACATCTTTAACGGTAAATAAGAGAGCTACAGGGCCAAAAAATTCCTCTGTCATGGCGGGAGAATCTTCGGGAATATTGGTCAAAATAGTGGGAGGATAAAAATTACCTTTCCCCTGTAAGGGTTTACCACCCATGACAACCCTTGCTCCCATATCAATGGTTTTTTGGACTTGATGATTCAATTCTGCTAAAATTGCAGGGGTAGCCAAAGGGCCAATATCCGTATCTTCTGCCATGGGATCTCCTATTTTCAAGGCTTGGAACTTCTCTAATAATAATTTTTCAAATTTAGGGGCGATCGCCTCTACCACAATAAATCGCTTAGAGGCAATGCAGGATTGACCATTGTTGCGCATCCTCCCTTCCACCGCCACGGTGGCTGCCTCCTCCAAATCAGCATCTTCTAAAACAATAAAAGGATCACTTCCCCCCAACTCCAACACGGATTTTTTTAGCACTTCCCCCGCCACAGAAGCCACTTTCTGCCCCGCCAACTCGCTTCCTGTCAAGGTTACAGCCTTTACCCGATCATCTCTAATCACCTGCTCCACCTGCCCAGACTCTATTAATAGTGATTGAAATACCCCCTTCGCAAATCCTGCTCCTTTAAAAATAGTGGCGATCGCCAAGGCACACTGAGGAACATTAGAAGCGTGTTTTAACAAGGCTACATTCCCCGCCATGAGGGTAGGGGCAGCAAACCGAAAAACTTGCCAAAAAGGAAAATTCCAAGGCATAACCGCCAAAATAACCCCCAATGGTTGATAAGTTACATAGCTATAGGAAGCATCCGTTTCCACCACTCGATCTTTTAAAAAATCCGCTCCATGCTCTGCATAATAACGGCAGACAAGCGCACACTTGTTGACCTCTGCGATCGCACTTTGAAAAGGCTTTCCCATCTCCAAAGTCATCAACCTAGCCCATTCGGGGGCATCATCTTCCAAAATAGTTGCCACCTTCAATAATTTATCTGCCCTTGATTCAAAAGAACTTTTGCGATAGTTTTGGAACGTAGAATCCGCTAAGTCCAATTTATGCTCAATTTCAGTGGCGGTTAAAGCCATGAAGGTTTGAAGGGTTTCTCCAGTGGTGGGGTTAATGGTAGCGATCATGATATTATCTATCCTCAGCAATTTTTAATCCTAACCCCTCGATCTTAACAACAAAGCCCCCATTATTCCCATTTTAGAACTGCCTTATCAATCCCTTCTTCCCGTCTAGTTTTGCTATCTTTTTCCATCCAAGTAATAATCTGTTGGGGGGTTAACTCATCGACGCTTATATCTAAATCCTCGGCGATTTGTTGTAATAATCGTAAAGAAGAAATAGTTAAGCGGGTTAAAAATTTTTCTTGGGAAGTTAACAAAGCCATTTCCACCGCCATAGATTCCTCTTGGCTTAAATATTGTTGATTGTCAATCATGAAAATACCTCAAATAATCACCTTCATTTTATATTACTGATGGGAAATTAAATAACCGCAACGATGTTCCCCATCATAAATCCAATTAGTTCTTTCTACGGTACAATCAGGAAAAAGAGAAGCAAACATTTCTAATTCATGACCACACAC is part of the Cyanobacterium stanieri LEGE 03274 genome and encodes:
- a CDS encoding aldehyde dehydrogenase family protein; its protein translation is MMIATINPTTGETLQTFMALTATEIEHKLDLADSTFQNYRKSSFESRADKLLKVATILEDDAPEWARLMTLEMGKPFQSAIAEVNKCALVCRYYAEHGADFLKDRVVETDASYSYVTYQPLGVILAVMPWNFPFWQVFRFAAPTLMAGNVALLKHASNVPQCALAIATIFKGAGFAKGVFQSLLIESGQVEQVIRDDRVKAVTLTGSELAGQKVASVAGEVLKKSVLELGGSDPFIVLEDADLEEAATVAVEGRMRNNGQSCIASKRFIVVEAIAPKFEKLLLEKFQALKIGDPMAEDTDIGPLATPAILAELNHQVQKTIDMGARVVMGGKPLQGKGNFYPPTILTNIPEDSPAMTEEFFGPVALLFTVKDVQRAIALANNTSLGLGACVWTQNEKNIERCIRDIEAGSLFINDMVKSDVRLPFGGIKRSGYGRELSVEGIREFVNIKTIWQK
- a CDS encoding glycogen/starch/alpha-glucan phosphorylase gives rise to the protein MVETTISKNNLKVEDDRTGMSPETLKQAFLDNLFYIQGVNQNKASKYDYYVALAYTIRDRLLHRFLKTLETYRENNSKTVCYLSAEFLMGRHLGNNLVNLDIYHEVEQVIKELDLDLEELLEQEPDPGLGNGGLGRLAACFLDSLASLEIPAIGYGIRYEFGIFHQLIRDGWQAEVPDNWLRFGNPWEIARPNETIEVKLGGYTQPYCDSKGNCRVSWIPDRTVVAIPHDTPVPGFKTNTVNPLRLWKAEASEEFNFEAFNAGNYDRAVEEKINSETISKVLYPNDNTPAGRELRLAQQYFFVSASLQDLVKRHLGRNQTLDNFHEKVAIQLNDTHPAVAVAELMRLFVDEHAMDWDKSWYITQKTLAYTNHTLLPEALEKWSVSLFKKLLPRHLEIIFEINHRFLEDVRTWYPDNEELLEQVSLIEEGSEQKVRMAHLACVGSHAINGVAALHTELLQKETLRAFAFLWPEKFYNKTNGVTPRRWILLSNPELSKLITEKVGDGWLKDLTMMQGLEKYVDDKDFCDRWRSIKRVNKQRLAEYIFRKQGIEINVDSIFDVQVKRIHEYKRQHLAVLNIIALYNKIKENPDVEVVPRTFIFGGKAAPGYFMAKLVIKLINSVADVVNKDPDVRGRIKVVFLPNFNVSLGQRIYPAADLSEQISTAGKEASGTGNMKFAMNGSLTIGTLDGANIEIRQEAGAENFFLFGLTAEEVSEYKANGYNPMDYYEENPELAQVVNRIRDGYFSHGNRDLFKPIVDYLLYNDQYMLMADFAAYVDCQNKVAEAYKDQEKWTRMSILNSARMAKFSSDRTIREYCKEIWDVDAVNVELK